Proteins from a genomic interval of Benincasa hispida cultivar B227 chromosome 7, ASM972705v1, whole genome shotgun sequence:
- the LOC120081254 gene encoding flavonoid 3',5'-methyltransferase-like — MIVPADEGLFLSMLLKLMNAKKTIEIGVFTGYSLLTTALALPADGQITAIDVNRQSFEFGLPFMKKAGVDHKINFVESEALVALNDLLNDGKEEEFDFAFVDAKKSEYIKYHELLLKLVKVGGVIAYDNTLWFGSVALSDDDVHEDLKENKTHLQQLNAFLVNDMRVEIAIISIGDGVTLCRRIK; from the exons ATGATTGTACCAGCAGATGAAGGATTGTTTCTATCAATGCTTTTGAAATTGATGAACGCAAAGAAAACTATAGAGATCGGTGTATTCACTGGCTATTCGCTCCTCACCACGGCACTTGCACTGCCCGCCGATGGCCAG ATAACAGCAATTGATGTGAATAGACAATCATTCGAATTTGGTTTGCCATTTATGAAAAAGGCAGGAGTTGATCATAAGATCAATTTTGTGGAATCTGAAGCATTGGTTGCCCTAAATGACCTCCTCAATGAT GGCAAAGAAGAAGAGTTTGATTTTGCATTTGTTGATGCCAAAAAATCAGAATACATTAAATATCACGAGTTGCTTCTAAAACTAGTGAAGGTAGGTGGAGTAATTGCCTATGATAACACTTTGTGGTTTGGATCAGTGGCACTAAGCGATGATGACGTTCATGAAGATTTGAAGGAGAACAAAACTCATCTGCAACAACTCAATGCTTTTCTAGTAAATGACATGCGGGTGGAGATAGCTATCATCTCCATTGGAGATGGTGTCACTCTTTGCCGACGTATCAAATAA